A single window of Flavobacterium aestivum DNA harbors:
- a CDS encoding GDCCVxC domain-containing (seleno)protein: MCSNCGEKKKKQSTDACQFFYEYENCKIILKPQQRHCCVYCSYGSIKVRLFNKISVVEKTGIFLD, encoded by the coding sequence ATCTGCTCAAACTGCGGAGAAAAAAAGAAGAAACAATCTACTGATGCCTGCCAATTTTTTTATGAGTATGAAAACTGTAAGATTATATTAAAACCCCAACAAAGGCATTGTTGTGTGTATTGCAGTTATGGAAGTATAAAAGTCCGCCTATTCAACAAGATAAGTGTTGTTGAAAAAACAGGTATTTTTCTTGACTAA